The DNA region GGTGAAGAAATGGGTAGTAATGAATATGATATTATCGTAGTTGGTGCGGGGCATGCTGGCTGTGAAGCGGCTTTAGCTGCTGCTAGACTTGGTAAAAAGACTCTGCTGGCAACAATTAGCTTAGATAATGTGGCCTTGATGCCTTGTAATCCTTCTTTGGGGGGGCCAGCTAAAGGGCATTTGGTAAGAGAAATTGATGCTTTAGGTGGACAAATGGGCATTAATGCAGATCGGGCTTGTATCCAAATGCGGATGCTTAATACGGGTAAAGGGCATGCAGTACAAGCTTTACGCTCGCAAGCAGATAAAATTATTTACCAGAACTTAATGAAGCAAGTTATTGAGGCTCAGGATAATTTAGACTTAAAGCAACTGATGATTGATGCTATCTTAATTGAAGATAAGCAGGTTCAAGGTGTTTTAGCTGAAACTGGTGAGCAGTTTTTAGCACCATGTGTAATTTTAGCTACGGGTACTTATTTGGCTTCAAAAATAATTTATGGTAAATTAGCCTATGATTCTGGGCCCAATGGCTTAAGGACGGCGTTGAAACTTTCAGACAGCCTGCGAGCTGCAGGGGTGAAGATTATGCGGTTTAAAACTGGGACTCCTGCCAGAGTTGATGCGCGCTCTTTAAATTATGCGCGGATGGAAGAGCAAGCAGGCGATACCCAGCCACACTTTTTTTCTTTTTTAAGTACGGAGCGGACGTTACCACAAGTATCGTGCTATTTAACCTACACCAATGAGACGACGCATCAGGTAATTCATGATAATATGCATCAAGCGGCAATGTTTAATGGTTTGGTAGAAGGAGTAGGGCCGCGTTATTGTCCTTCGATTGAATCGAAGTTAATGCGTTTTGCGGATAAAGAACGGCATCAATTATTTGTGGAGCCAGAGGGCTTAAGTACGAGCGAGATGTATGTACAAGGGATGTCGACTTCTTTACCAGCTGATGTTCAAATAAAATTTTTACAGACTATCCCAGGCTTAGAACAAGCGAAAATGATGCGTGCGGGTTATGCAATTGATTATGACTGTTTAGATCCTTTGCAGTTACAAGCATCTTTAGAGCATAAGGAAATTAAAGGTTTATTTTCCGCAGGTCAAGCTAACGGAACAAGTGGTTATGAAGAAGCAGCCGCACAAGGTTTGATGGCGGGAATTAATGCAGTGCGTAAGCTTAATCAGCAAGAAGCGTTTATTTTAGGGCGAGCGGAGGCTTATATTGGCGTACTAATTGATGATTTAGTGACTAAAGGAACTAATGAACCATATCGGATGATGACTTCACGGGCTGAATATCGACTTTTACTGCGGCAAGATAATGCTGATTTGCGCTTAACACCCAAAGGGCGAGAATTAGGGCTAGTTGATGAGCAGCGTTATGCTGTTTTTTGTGCGAAACAAACCGAAATTGAACAGGGGTTATTACAACTTAGAACAACAAATATCGCTCCGAATCAAGAAGTGCAAGCTAAGTTGGCAACCTTAGGTACGCCGCCGATAAAATCAGGGATTAACTTATTAGAACTTTTAAGACGCCCCGAGGTCAGTTATCAAAGTCTGGTAGAAAAATTTGCTATGCCTAGATTAAGTGCCTCGGCCAGTGAGCAATTAGAAATTCAAGTAAAATATGAAGGCTATATTAAGAAACAGGAAAAAGAGGTAGAGAAGTCGAATAAGTTAGAGAGTAAAAAAATTCCGGCGGAGATAAATTATCAAGAGATAAAAGAGCTAGGATTAGAGGCGCGGGAAAAATTGATTGCCCGGCGTCCCTTATCTATCGGCCAAGCTAGTAGAATTTCAGGTGTTTCACCTGCTGATATCAGTGTTTTGTTAATATACTTGGAGCAAAAGCGTAGGGAGAAAAATGAAATTTAGAGATTGTTTACAAAAATACGCCCAACAAGCTGGCTTTGTCTTGTCAGAAGCGCAAGTAACACAACTAGAGCAATATTATGAGTTACTGATTGAAACAAATAAGGTAATGAACTTAACGGCAATTACTGAAGTTCGTGAAGTAGTCTTAAAACACATATTAGATTCTTTTTATGCCTATGAACCAGAAATTTTTAATAGCGGTGCTAAAATATGTGATTTAGGAACAGGGGCAGGCTTCCCAGGAGTACCACTCAAGGTTTTACAACCCAAGCTAGATGTTGTGCTAATGGATTCTTTGGCGAAACGCCTGAAATTTTTAGACCAAGTTATTGAGAATTTAGGTTTACAACAAATTGTTACCTGTCATTTGCGAGCTGAAGATGCCGGTCGGAGTAAGCAACATCGCGAACAATACGATCTAGTTTGCTCACGCGCTGTGGCACGCTTGCAGATTTTAGCAGAATATTGTCTGCCCTTATTAAAAACAGGCGGTGTTTTTGTAGCCATGAAAGCAAGCAATTATCAACTAGAGGTAGAGCAGGCTGAGGCGGCTTTAAAAATCCTAGGTGGGAAAATAATTAAAATAAAGCAGGTGCAATTGCCAGAGTTAGAGGATAAGCGCGTTGTGATTTATATTAAAAAAGAACGTTCTACAGCGAAGACTTATCCTAGAAAAGCAGGAATTCCCGAAAAAAATCCCTTGTAAATAATGTTGTATTTGGTGGAGGTGGCAGCTTGTGTCGGCGAGTTTTAATCAACGCGAAAGTAGTCTAAATGCAGATAAAAAATTGTCCAATATTATACAAGTAGATGTACAAAAAATAATACCAAATAAAGATCAACCGCGAAAAAACTTTATTCAAGAAAGTTTAAATGAATTAGCTGAATCAATTAGCAATTTTGGGGTATTGCAGCCGTTACTGGTTAGTCCAACAGATAGTGGAGAATACATGATTATTGCTGGTGAGCGAAGATATCGGGCCGCAAAATTAGCGGGCTTAAAGAAGGTTCCGGTGATTATTGCTAGTTATACTAATAAGCAAATTGCTGAAGTTGCCATGATTGAGAATTTGCAACGCGAGGATCTGCATTTTATTGAAGAAGCCGAAGGCTATCAAAAGCTAATGAGTGAATTTAATATGACGCAACAAGAAGTCGCGAAAAGAGTTGGCAAGCAACAATCGACAATCGCAAATAAATTGCGGATTTTAAGGTTGCCGCAAGCGGTAAGAGCACATTTGTATGAGCGGAAAATAACGGAGCGTCACGCGCGTGCTTTATTGAAATTAGAAGAAGAACAGTTGCAGTTAAAAGTTGTACAAGATATTTTAGCCAAAGATTTAACTGTGCGTCAGACAGAAACTTTAATAGATAATATCTTGTTAAATAAGCCAGAGGTGGCGGAAACGGATAATGGCGATAAAAAGAAGTTAAAAATAGTGGTTAAAGATGCGCGGATTATTATTAATACTCTAAAAAAATCTTTGGCAGAGGTAAAAGATATTTTAGCTGTTAATATTAAAATGCAAGAAGAAGTTTTGCCAGAAGAAATAGTTTTAACAATTCGTATCCCGAATAATGCCAGCAACAAAGCTAAAGTTTCACGTGAAACAAAAAAGTAAAAATAAGGTGAAAAACTAAGTGAAACAGCAGCAAAATACACCAGAAACAGCAGCAGAGTTAATTAAGATCGCCCAAATTTTACCCTGTAGATATCAGCCCCGCAAAGTTTTTGCGGCACAGCAGCTACAAGAATTGGCGATATCTATCAAGCAGCAAGGCTTAGTACAACCAATTATTGTACGTGTGCATCCTGAATTACCGACAAACTATGAATTAGTTGCGGGTGAGAGAAGGTTGCGAGCTGTTAAGTTATTGGGTTGGACAGCAATTCCCGCTTTAATTAGGCCTTATTCAGATGTACAATTGCAACAAGTCACATTAATAGAGAATATTCAAAGGCAGGATCTAAATGCGATCGAAGAGGCCCAAGCTCTGAAAAGCTTGTTGGAAAGTTTGCAAATTACTCAAGAACAATTGGCTCAAAAAATTGGCAAAAGCCGTACCGCTATCAGTAATGCTTTGCGCCTATTAGCTTTGCCAGAGTATATCCAAACCCAGTTGGCGGCGGGAAAGGTTTCGGTTGGTCAAGTGCGGCCCTTACTAGCTGTGAGTGAAGCCGGCGAACAAAAACGGTTGTGGCAACAGGTAATTGCTGAAAATTTGACAGCGCGACAGGTAGAGCAACTGGTAAAGCAACAAAAACCTAAATCAGCAGGGAAACCAACTATGTTGGCGGCTGGTGATGTGCATTTAAAAGCTATCGAAGAACAGCTGATTGAACGATTAGGAACTAAGGTGAAGATCCAAGGTACTCAAGCACAAGGAAAAATTGAAATTGATTATTATGGCCTGCAAAATCTAGAAGAATTGCTAGAACAGTTGTTGGGCACAAAACGGTGGTGAATGTAGTTAGTGAAAGGAACAATCGCAAATACAGCGGCAGTTTTACTGGGGGGCTTAATTGGCTCGGGTTTGGGCAACAGCTTTTTGCTAAAGTATCAACAGCCGATTATGCAAGCCTTAAAAATCACGGTAGGTATTATTGGTGTGCAAATGGCACTGAAAACCGAAAATTTGTTAATTGTAATTTTAAGTTTAGTTATTGGCATTATTATTGGCGAACAATTGAATTTAGAAAAGTATATGCAAAGTTTGGCGAGTAAACTGATGCAATTGACTAATTACCTTTTTCCTAAAATGCGGCAGAGCAGATTTCA from Succinispira mobilis DSM 6222 includes:
- a CDS encoding ParB/RepB/Spo0J family partition protein gives rise to the protein MSASFNQRESSLNADKKLSNIIQVDVQKIIPNKDQPRKNFIQESLNELAESISNFGVLQPLLVSPTDSGEYMIIAGERRYRAAKLAGLKKVPVIIASYTNKQIAEVAMIENLQREDLHFIEEAEGYQKLMSEFNMTQQEVAKRVGKQQSTIANKLRILRLPQAVRAHLYERKITERHARALLKLEEEQLQLKVVQDILAKDLTVRQTETLIDNILLNKPEVAETDNGDKKKLKIVVKDARIIINTLKKSLAEVKDILAVNIKMQEEVLPEEIVLTIRIPNNASNKAKVSRETKK
- the mnmG gene encoding tRNA uridine-5-carboxymethylaminomethyl(34) synthesis enzyme MnmG — protein: MGSNEYDIIVVGAGHAGCEAALAAARLGKKTLLATISLDNVALMPCNPSLGGPAKGHLVREIDALGGQMGINADRACIQMRMLNTGKGHAVQALRSQADKIIYQNLMKQVIEAQDNLDLKQLMIDAILIEDKQVQGVLAETGEQFLAPCVILATGTYLASKIIYGKLAYDSGPNGLRTALKLSDSLRAAGVKIMRFKTGTPARVDARSLNYARMEEQAGDTQPHFFSFLSTERTLPQVSCYLTYTNETTHQVIHDNMHQAAMFNGLVEGVGPRYCPSIESKLMRFADKERHQLFVEPEGLSTSEMYVQGMSTSLPADVQIKFLQTIPGLEQAKMMRAGYAIDYDCLDPLQLQASLEHKEIKGLFSAGQANGTSGYEEAAAQGLMAGINAVRKLNQQEAFILGRAEAYIGVLIDDLVTKGTNEPYRMMTSRAEYRLLLRQDNADLRLTPKGRELGLVDEQRYAVFCAKQTEIEQGLLQLRTTNIAPNQEVQAKLATLGTPPIKSGINLLELLRRPEVSYQSLVEKFAMPRLSASASEQLEIQVKYEGYIKKQEKEVEKSNKLESKKIPAEINYQEIKELGLEAREKLIARRPLSIGQASRISGVSPADISVLLIYLEQKRREKNEI
- a CDS encoding ParB/RepB/Spo0J family partition protein, which gives rise to MKQQQNTPETAAELIKIAQILPCRYQPRKVFAAQQLQELAISIKQQGLVQPIIVRVHPELPTNYELVAGERRLRAVKLLGWTAIPALIRPYSDVQLQQVTLIENIQRQDLNAIEEAQALKSLLESLQITQEQLAQKIGKSRTAISNALRLLALPEYIQTQLAAGKVSVGQVRPLLAVSEAGEQKRLWQQVIAENLTARQVEQLVKQQKPKSAGKPTMLAAGDVHLKAIEEQLIERLGTKVKIQGTQAQGKIEIDYYGLQNLEELLEQLLGTKRW
- the rsmG gene encoding 16S rRNA (guanine(527)-N(7))-methyltransferase RsmG, yielding MKFRDCLQKYAQQAGFVLSEAQVTQLEQYYELLIETNKVMNLTAITEVREVVLKHILDSFYAYEPEIFNSGAKICDLGTGAGFPGVPLKVLQPKLDVVLMDSLAKRLKFLDQVIENLGLQQIVTCHLRAEDAGRSKQHREQYDLVCSRAVARLQILAEYCLPLLKTGGVFVAMKASNYQLEVEQAEAALKILGGKIIKIKQVQLPELEDKRVVIYIKKERSTAKTYPRKAGIPEKNPL